From one Haloferax marinisediminis genomic stretch:
- the dapB gene encoding 4-hydroxy-tetrahydrodipicolinate reductase: protein MTVRVAVTGATGRMGAEVLAAAADREDLEVAFAVSRSAGGEVEGVAVEDAADLPELLAAHDPDVLVDFTGPDSCVEYAAACAEAGVAVVSGTTGLSEGGFDALRETAETVPVLYASNFSRGIAALRRAVREAIPALDGYDIELTETHHNAKRDAPSGTALTILDDIDDVRGDSPRVHGREGEAPRTEGEIGVHARRAGDIAGEHEVLLAGNHESLSLTHRAGSRGVFAAGALDAAVWLSGRDAGWYDFTEVLE from the coding sequence GTGACGGTACGCGTCGCCGTCACCGGTGCGACTGGCCGAATGGGTGCGGAAGTCCTCGCCGCCGCAGCAGACCGTGAGGACCTCGAGGTCGCCTTCGCGGTCAGTCGCTCCGCGGGTGGTGAAGTCGAAGGTGTCGCCGTCGAAGACGCCGCTGACCTCCCCGAACTGCTCGCCGCACACGACCCGGACGTCCTCGTCGACTTCACCGGACCGGACTCCTGCGTCGAGTACGCGGCCGCCTGCGCCGAAGCAGGTGTCGCCGTCGTCTCGGGAACGACCGGTCTGAGCGAGGGTGGATTCGACGCCCTCCGCGAGACGGCCGAAACGGTTCCGGTACTCTACGCGTCGAACTTCTCGCGTGGTATCGCGGCACTCCGCCGGGCGGTCCGCGAGGCCATCCCTGCACTGGATGGCTACGACATCGAACTCACCGAGACGCACCACAACGCCAAGCGCGACGCCCCGAGCGGAACGGCGCTGACGATTTTAGACGATATCGACGACGTCAGAGGCGACTCCCCCCGCGTACACGGCCGCGAGGGCGAAGCACCCCGAACTGAGGGTGAAATCGGTGTCCACGCTCGCCGGGCGGGGGATATTGCCGGTGAGCACGAAGTATTACTGGCTGGAAATCACGAGTCACTCTCACTCACACACCGCGCGGGGTCGCGTGGAGTCTTCGCCGCTGGCGCACTCGACGCCGCGGTGTGGCTCTCGGGCCGCGACGCCGGGTGGTACGACTTCACCGAGGTACTCGAATGA
- the dapF gene encoding diaminopimelate epimerase — MSVLNTVPFEKFHGTGNDFFVVDAEDPVPDRPAFARTHCDRQGGIALADSDRRGADGVLFLALESRYDPPRVVMTLVQPDGSVAAMCGNGARVAAAWAAERTGSDQIMIDTPAGTRRATLDGGNVTVEMGVPSFDPRDVPLASDEELVEADVEGLTVTAVDTGVPHAVAFVDDIDDIDLEAIAPSIRHAPLFPDGTNVTLASPGGEGGFRQRTFERGVEGETQSCGTGAVAVVAVAKRLGLVSGDDPVSVSPPGGTLSVTVPDEGPALLGGPAVHEGDGEADIVFRER; from the coding sequence ATGAGCGTACTAAACACCGTACCATTCGAAAAGTTCCACGGCACCGGAAACGACTTCTTCGTCGTCGATGCCGAAGACCCAGTCCCAGACCGACCCGCGTTCGCACGAACGCACTGCGACAGACAGGGCGGCATCGCCCTCGCAGACAGCGACCGACGTGGCGCAGATGGCGTCCTGTTTCTCGCACTCGAGTCTCGATACGACCCACCCCGCGTCGTCATGACTCTCGTCCAACCAGACGGCTCTGTCGCCGCGATGTGCGGCAACGGTGCCCGCGTGGCCGCCGCGTGGGCGGCCGAACGAACCGGGTCGGACCAGATTATGATCGACACGCCAGCTGGCACCCGACGAGCAACGCTCGACGGTGGCAACGTGACCGTCGAGATGGGTGTCCCCTCGTTCGACCCGCGAGACGTTCCACTCGCCAGTGACGAGGAACTCGTCGAAGCAGACGTCGAGGGCCTCACCGTCACGGCAGTCGACACGGGCGTCCCCCACGCCGTCGCGTTCGTCGACGACATCGACGACATCGACCTCGAAGCGATCGCCCCGTCGATTCGACACGCACCGCTGTTCCCCGACGGAACGAACGTCACGCTCGCCTCACCGGGCGGAGAAGGTGGCTTCCGCCAACGAACCTTCGAACGCGGCGTCGAGGGCGAAACGCAGTCCTGCGGAACCGGCGCAGTCGCCGTTGTCGCCGTCGCAAAGCGACTCGGACTCGTCTCCGGTGACGACCCTGTCAGCGTCTCTCCACCGGGTGGGACGCTTTCGGTGACGGTCCCCGACGAGGGGCCTGCACTCCTCGGTGGCCCGGCCGTTCACGAAGGTGACGGCGAAGCCGATATCGTCTTCCGCGAACGATGA
- a CDS encoding 2,3,4,5-tetrahydropyridine-2,6-dicarboxylate N-succinyltransferase — translation MSLESDVRNLWQRYNDGDVDASSATVDELDTLDAFLAALEAGEVRAAEKTGSHVTSWEANEWVKRGILLNFGLRETLTREYGDVRYHDVLPLRDTEDLNDRGTRNTPDGTVIRRGAYLGSDCIMMSPSFVNIGAYVDDGTLVDSCDTVGSCAQIGANVKLGANTLIGGVLEPVEDAPVVVEDGAALGAGCRVTSGFVVGENSIVGENTLLTPRIPVYDLVDEEIHYGHLPANRRAFTRFVESSLGDHDLFAGGAYKPAVVALDIEDDTLDATRREEALRE, via the coding sequence ATGAGCCTAGAATCCGACGTACGAAACCTGTGGCAGCGATATAACGACGGCGACGTAGACGCCTCCTCGGCGACCGTCGACGAACTCGACACACTCGATGCGTTCCTCGCCGCCCTCGAAGCGGGCGAGGTGCGCGCAGCAGAGAAGACGGGGTCCCACGTGACCTCGTGGGAAGCAAACGAGTGGGTCAAGCGAGGAATCCTCCTCAACTTCGGCCTGCGCGAGACGCTCACCCGCGAGTACGGCGACGTTCGCTACCACGACGTGCTGCCGCTGCGCGACACCGAAGACCTCAACGACCGAGGCACGCGAAACACGCCGGACGGAACCGTCATTCGCCGCGGTGCGTACCTCGGCTCCGACTGTATCATGATGAGCCCTTCGTTCGTGAACATCGGCGCGTACGTGGACGACGGAACGCTCGTCGACTCGTGTGACACCGTCGGCTCGTGCGCCCAGATTGGCGCGAACGTCAAGCTCGGTGCGAACACCCTCATCGGTGGCGTCCTCGAACCCGTCGAAGACGCGCCGGTCGTCGTCGAAGACGGTGCCGCGCTCGGTGCTGGCTGTCGCGTCACCTCCGGCTTCGTCGTCGGCGAGAACTCCATCGTCGGCGAGAACACGCTTCTCACGCCGCGTATCCCCGTCTACGACCTCGTGGACGAGGAGATTCACTACGGCCACCTGCCGGCGAACCGCCGGGCGTTCACCCGATTCGTCGAGTCCTCGCTCGGCGACCACGACCTGTTCGCCGGCGGCGCCTACAAACCGGCCGTCGTCGCGCTGGACATCGAAGACGACACCCTCGACGCGACCCGTCGAGAGGAGGCACTCCGCGAATGA
- a CDS encoding PUA domain-containing protein, producing the protein MTEDDATDLADLRVVADYQFGAGAGDALFPADEAIELSRSRSGRPRQVYVEGDRVTSYGTDGRFTLGVAGGRRLRSALGESAYTVSVGDESIPFVRDGKNAFAKFVTDVDPAVRSGDEVCVVGPDGELLGVGRAELSADAMLDFETGMAVRVREGTGSEE; encoded by the coding sequence ATGACCGAAGACGACGCGACCGACTTGGCAGACCTCCGAGTCGTCGCTGACTACCAGTTCGGGGCCGGCGCGGGCGACGCGCTGTTCCCCGCCGACGAGGCCATCGAACTGTCCCGTTCTCGAAGCGGTCGCCCCCGACAGGTGTACGTCGAGGGAGACCGAGTCACCTCGTACGGAACAGACGGCCGGTTCACCCTCGGTGTGGCCGGTGGTCGACGACTTCGCTCGGCACTCGGTGAATCGGCATACACTGTCAGCGTTGGCGACGAGTCGATTCCGTTCGTCCGCGACGGCAAGAACGCCTTCGCGAAGTTCGTGACTGACGTGGACCCTGCAGTCCGTTCGGGTGACGAAGTGTGTGTCGTCGGTCCCGACGGTGAACTGCTCGGCGTCGGTCGTGCAGAACTCTCTGCCGACGCGATGCTCGACTTCGAGACGGGAATGGCTGTCCGTGTCCGCGAGGGCACCGGAAGCGAAGAGTAA
- a CDS encoding Gar1/Naf1 family protein: protein MRRIGTVSRTAQGLAIVRLDDDDDQPDIGTMVLDESLSTVGRIVDVFGPVDRPYVAITADDDNPARLVGSKLYAR from the coding sequence ATGCGGCGAATCGGCACCGTCTCTCGAACGGCGCAGGGACTCGCAATCGTCCGCCTCGACGACGACGACGACCAACCCGACATCGGCACGATGGTCCTCGACGAGTCGCTCTCGACAGTCGGGCGCATCGTCGACGTGTTCGGCCCGGTCGACCGACCGTACGTGGCAATCACGGCTGACGACGACAATCCCGCACGGCTCGTCGGGAGCAAACTCTACGCGCGATAA
- the lysA gene encoding diaminopimelate decarboxylase: MSEGGPAVRRLSDWDREQLLSLADEFGSPLYVTDLQRVRENCVRLSEAFPEAHISYAVKAHTGQAVLETVRDAGLDAECASAGEVERALEAGFPGEHIRYTAVNPPAADLDHVVDRWEANPEMTITVGAEDTIDRLADRGFDGRLCLRANPGVGAGHHEKVTTGGHAKFGIPIDRVPKLAENVRDDFDLVGVHAHAGSGISGDDLSAHRELVRRMGDLARSIDGLEFVDIGGGFGVPYRDDEPPLDLAAVADATREALGDTDAQLAIEPGRYVVADAGVLLSAVNTIKEVPETTVVGIDAGMTTLLRPAMYDAYHEISNLSRPDAEPVSTIVAGPVCETSDVFAEDRPLARPERGDVIAIGNAGAYGYEMASTYNSRPRPPEVVLDANGPRVARRRETLDDITTLERTVSEQLPN, translated from the coding sequence ATGAGCGAGGGAGGTCCGGCCGTCCGGCGACTGTCCGACTGGGACCGCGAGCAACTCCTGTCGCTCGCCGACGAGTTCGGGTCGCCGCTGTACGTGACCGACCTCCAGCGCGTCCGCGAGAACTGCGTCCGCCTCAGCGAGGCGTTCCCCGAGGCACACATCAGCTACGCAGTCAAGGCCCACACGGGGCAGGCAGTTCTCGAAACCGTCCGCGACGCAGGGCTCGACGCCGAGTGTGCCTCCGCAGGCGAAGTCGAACGCGCCCTCGAAGCGGGATTCCCCGGCGAACACATCCGATACACGGCGGTCAACCCGCCGGCCGCCGACCTCGACCACGTCGTCGACCGCTGGGAGGCGAACCCCGAGATGACCATCACGGTCGGCGCCGAGGACACCATCGACCGCCTCGCCGACCGGGGATTCGACGGGCGTCTCTGTCTCCGGGCGAACCCCGGTGTCGGCGCGGGCCACCACGAGAAGGTCACCACCGGTGGCCACGCGAAGTTCGGCATCCCAATCGACCGCGTGCCGAAACTCGCTGAGAACGTCCGTGACGACTTCGACCTCGTCGGCGTCCATGCCCACGCAGGCAGTGGCATTTCCGGCGACGACCTCTCGGCGCACCGGGAACTCGTCCGCCGGATGGGCGACCTCGCGCGCTCCATCGACGGCCTCGAATTCGTCGACATCGGCGGCGGATTCGGTGTCCCGTACCGCGACGACGAACCCCCACTCGACCTCGCTGCAGTCGCCGACGCGACCCGCGAGGCACTCGGCGACACCGACGCCCAACTCGCTATCGAACCCGGGCGGTACGTCGTCGCCGACGCTGGCGTCCTCCTCTCAGCGGTGAACACCATCAAGGAGGTCCCAGAAACGACCGTCGTCGGCATCGACGCTGGTATGACGACGTTGCTCCGACCGGCGATGTACGACGCGTACCACGAAATTTCGAACCTCTCTCGCCCGGACGCCGAACCGGTCTCGACCATCGTCGCGGGACCGGTCTGTGAGACGAGCGACGTCTTCGCAGAAGACCGACCGCTCGCCCGCCCAGAGCGCGGCGACGTCATCGCAATCGGCAACGCGGGGGCATACGGCTACGAGATGGCAAGCACCTACAACTCGCGGCCGCGACCCCCAGAAGTCGTCCTCGACGCCAACGGACCCCGTGTGGCCCGTCGTCGTGAGACGCTCGACGACATCACCACCCTCGAACGAACCGTATCCGAGCAACTCCCCAACTGA
- a CDS encoding presenilin family intramembrane aspartyl protease PSH: MPRRAYRGVALAALIFLVVQVGALALVPTFFEQGYQTVEDPSDPTNSLLYVGAIIGMTAFMLVAFKYDLDQLIRGIIVFTSGLLSWYVFAAILPSSLLAIGLSGAVAIALLVYPEWYVIDTAGALMGAGAAGLFGISFGLLPALVLLSVLAVYDAISVYKTKHMLDLAEGVMDLRIPVVLVIPTTWSYSLLDEDFARDANDVGENAAENTGADSNDTDDDSAATDDGSDVDDGRDPADRDAFFIGLGDAVMPTVMVASAAFFSEAPSLGIATLPALNLPALLAMVGTFVGFAGLMWAVMKGRAHAGLPLLNGGAIGGYLLGSVAAGVPLVSALGLAPYL, translated from the coding sequence ATGCCACGCCGCGCCTATCGAGGTGTCGCCCTCGCCGCCCTCATCTTCCTCGTCGTGCAGGTGGGTGCGCTCGCACTCGTCCCGACGTTCTTCGAACAGGGCTATCAGACAGTCGAAGACCCGTCAGACCCGACGAACAGTCTCCTCTACGTCGGCGCCATCATCGGGATGACGGCGTTCATGCTCGTCGCGTTCAAGTACGACCTCGACCAGCTGATTCGGGGCATCATCGTGTTCACGAGCGGACTGCTGTCGTGGTACGTCTTCGCTGCCATCCTCCCCAGTAGCCTCCTCGCAATCGGTCTCTCCGGCGCCGTCGCTATCGCACTCCTCGTCTACCCCGAGTGGTACGTCATCGACACCGCCGGCGCACTCATGGGCGCCGGTGCCGCCGGCCTGTTCGGCATCAGTTTCGGCCTCTTGCCGGCGCTTGTTCTTCTATCCGTTCTCGCCGTCTACGACGCCATCAGCGTCTACAAGACCAAACACATGCTCGACCTCGCTGAGGGTGTGATGGACCTCCGCATTCCGGTCGTCCTCGTCATTCCGACGACGTGGTCGTACTCGCTTCTCGACGAAGACTTCGCGCGCGACGCGAACGACGTGGGTGAGAATGCAGCGGAGAACACAGGCGCGGACAGCAACGACACTGACGATGACAGCGCCGCCACCGACGATGGCAGCGACGTCGACGACGGCCGCGACCCCGCCGACCGTGACGCGTTCTTCATCGGCCTCGGTGACGCCGTCATGCCAACGGTGATGGTCGCGTCGGCCGCGTTCTTCTCTGAGGCACCGTCGCTCGGAATCGCGACGCTCCCGGCGCTCAATCTCCCGGCGCTCCTCGCGATGGTCGGGACGTTCGTCGGCTTTGCCGGCCTCATGTGGGCCGTGATGAAAGGGCGTGCCCACGCGGGCCTGCCACTCCTGAACGGCGGTGCGATTGGCGGCTATCTGCTCGGGTCGGTCGCCGCAGGTGTCCCACTCGTCTCCGCACTCGGTCTCGCGCCGTATCTGTAG
- a CDS encoding LabA-like NYN domain-containing protein: protein MTEIHPDQRVAILADAQNLYHTAQSLYSRNIDYSSLLDKATADRALTRAIAYVIRADSPDEERFFDALIDIGFETKIKDIKTFGDGSKKADWDLGMALDAVSLANHVDTIVLCSGDGDFERLCSHLRHEGVRVEVMSFKESTADELIDAADTFIDLSERQETFLL, encoded by the coding sequence ATGACAGAGATTCACCCAGACCAACGCGTCGCTATCTTAGCCGACGCGCAGAATCTGTACCATACGGCACAGAGTCTGTACTCACGAAATATCGATTATTCGTCGCTCTTAGACAAAGCGACCGCAGACCGCGCGCTCACTCGTGCGATTGCCTACGTTATCCGCGCGGATTCGCCGGACGAAGAACGGTTTTTTGATGCACTCATCGACATCGGTTTTGAGACGAAAATCAAGGACATCAAGACGTTCGGCGACGGGTCGAAGAAGGCCGACTGGGACCTCGGGATGGCTCTCGACGCCGTCAGCCTCGCCAACCACGTCGACACCATCGTCCTCTGTTCTGGCGACGGCGACTTCGAACGCCTCTGTTCGCACCTCCGACACGAGGGCGTCCGCGTCGAAGTGATGTCGTTCAAAGAGTCGACCGCAGACGAACTCATCGACGCCGCAGACACCTTCATCGACCTCTCAGAGCGGCAAGAGACGTTCCTGCTGTAA
- a CDS encoding PGF-CTERM-anchored ABC transporter substrate-binding protein: protein MNHRFAAALLVLVTVFAGVPAPVAAADQTAQCSFPMTVTDATGTEVTISEDPERIVTTNPSAAQTMWEIGAKDEVVGLSQYAAYLDGASEKTNVSGAEGLNVEVVIGLEPDVVLVPNTTYTSEPDRVNQLRSAGLTVVVFESGDSLGAVADKVERVGRITGNCEAGAERADEMRTSVENMERALEDVDQPVGLNAFFGYTSGSGTFISEIMTSAGLRNGAAEANITGWGQVNEELVVEMNPEYIVIPSHAPVPSGPAYNSTTAIQEGNVVVVDANNLQQPAPRAIDASETIMKAVHPEAFERYQELQNQSETTQTETTNTPESTSGEQDATATADEPQSTETSAPGFSAVAAVVALVLTTLVGRRR from the coding sequence GTGAACCACCGATTCGCCGCCGCACTACTGGTACTCGTAACCGTGTTCGCCGGGGTACCGGCACCGGTTGCGGCCGCAGACCAGACAGCACAGTGTTCGTTCCCGATGACGGTCACAGACGCCACGGGAACTGAAGTGACCATCTCGGAGGACCCAGAACGCATCGTCACGACCAACCCGAGCGCCGCCCAGACGATGTGGGAGATTGGCGCGAAAGACGAAGTCGTCGGCCTCTCGCAGTACGCCGCGTACCTCGACGGTGCGAGTGAGAAGACGAACGTCTCGGGTGCGGAGGGTCTCAACGTCGAGGTCGTCATCGGCCTCGAACCCGACGTCGTCCTCGTCCCGAACACGACGTACACGTCCGAACCCGACCGGGTGAACCAACTTCGGTCGGCCGGTCTCACCGTCGTCGTCTTCGAGAGTGGCGACTCACTCGGCGCTGTCGCAGACAAAGTCGAACGAGTCGGCCGCATCACCGGCAACTGTGAGGCAGGTGCCGAACGCGCTGACGAGATGCGAACCTCCGTCGAGAACATGGAACGCGCACTCGAAGACGTCGACCAACCGGTCGGGCTCAACGCCTTCTTCGGCTACACCTCGGGGAGCGGGACGTTCATCTCCGAGATTATGACCTCCGCAGGCCTCCGCAACGGGGCCGCCGAGGCCAACATCACAGGCTGGGGTCAAGTCAACGAGGAACTCGTCGTGGAGATGAACCCCGAGTACATCGTCATTCCCTCACATGCGCCCGTTCCGAGTGGTCCAGCCTACAACAGCACGACTGCCATCCAAGAGGGTAACGTCGTCGTCGTGGACGCGAACAACCTCCAGCAACCTGCACCGCGCGCCATCGACGCAAGTGAGACGATTATGAAGGCAGTCCACCCCGAGGCCTTCGAGCGGTATCAGGAACTGCAGAACCAGTCGGAGACGACGCAGACTGAGACGACCAACACGCCCGAATCCACGTCCGGTGAACAGGACGCGACTGCCACTGCTGACGAACCACAGTCCACCGAAACCAGCGCACCCGGCTTTTCGGCAGTCGCGGCAGTCGTCGCGCTCGTCTTGACGACGCTCGTCGGTCGGCGTCGATAA
- a CDS encoding DUF7847 domain-containing protein, which yields MAAISSLKTALQSIGKNPVLFLGGLALGLVTLPQLATQLAQIPFVPTILQVVTFFVTPFIAAGIYGMADEAVEHAEGRTSLSTLTTVGREKYVPLLLANIVELGIVIAFGIVFAIIAAIIAISLGVGSLAGGGDLAIGGGFLVGVVVLGLLFVVFLVVNFLIQFFPVAVVVSDTGAIESFGESYRLVRANIVSTLGYSVIQLVVGLLVSIPVSGFIFFRTFQNFQAIQSAGGATPGAVPAGLGFSTTEIVAIAAISLAMQMLLTTFQYTYAVAFFEAHESEKPGPTGPDIDGDSVIPNFE from the coding sequence ATGGCAGCTATCAGTTCTCTCAAGACTGCCCTCCAGAGTATCGGAAAGAATCCGGTGTTGTTTCTCGGGGGACTCGCACTCGGTCTCGTTACGCTCCCACAACTCGCCACGCAGTTGGCACAGATTCCCTTCGTCCCAACCATCCTGCAGGTCGTAACGTTCTTCGTCACGCCGTTCATCGCCGCTGGAATCTACGGCATGGCGGACGAAGCAGTCGAACACGCCGAGGGGCGAACGTCGCTGTCGACCCTGACCACCGTCGGCCGTGAGAAGTACGTCCCGTTGTTGCTGGCCAACATCGTCGAACTCGGCATCGTCATCGCGTTCGGTATCGTGTTCGCCATCATCGCGGCGATTATCGCCATCAGTCTGGGCGTTGGGTCGCTCGCCGGTGGCGGCGACCTCGCAATCGGTGGTGGGTTCCTCGTCGGTGTCGTCGTACTCGGACTCCTCTTCGTGGTGTTCCTCGTCGTCAACTTCCTCATCCAGTTCTTCCCGGTCGCCGTCGTCGTCAGCGACACGGGCGCAATCGAGTCGTTCGGTGAGAGCTATCGACTCGTCCGGGCGAACATCGTCTCGACACTCGGCTACTCGGTCATCCAGCTCGTCGTCGGTCTCCTCGTCTCGATTCCCGTCTCTGGATTCATCTTCTTCCGGACGTTCCAGAACTTCCAGGCCATCCAGAGCGCGGGCGGTGCGACGCCGGGCGCAGTCCCCGCAGGACTCGGCTTTTCGACGACAGAAATCGTCGCGATTGCAGCGATATCGCTGGCGATGCAGATGCTCTTGACGACGTTCCAGTACACGTACGCCGTCGCGTTCTTCGAAGCACACGAGTCGGAGAAACCCGGTCCAACTGGACCCGACATCGACGGCGACTCGGTGATTCCGAACTTCGAGTGA
- the srp19 gene encoding signal recognition particle subunit SRP19, with protein MVENVIYPAYLDASLSRSEGRRVAESAAVEEPTVDEIAKAVQQVGYDAVIERGKRYPREFETRGRVLVNNADDATKNDIVQAVAAYVGILRD; from the coding sequence ATGGTCGAGAACGTCATCTACCCCGCCTACCTCGACGCCTCTCTCTCGCGGAGTGAGGGTCGGCGGGTCGCCGAGTCGGCCGCGGTCGAAGAACCGACCGTGGACGAGATTGCGAAAGCGGTTCAGCAAGTCGGCTACGACGCCGTCATCGAACGAGGCAAACGCTATCCGCGAGAGTTCGAGACGCGCGGCCGCGTCCTCGTGAACAACGCCGACGACGCGACGAAAAACGACATCGTCCAGGCTGTCGCCGCCTACGTCGGCATCCTCCGCGACTGA
- the dapA gene encoding 4-hydroxy-tetrahydrodipicolinate synthase, with product MTTLDLRGVYPAMTTPFNEDGSIDFEQLQSDTRRLEDAGVDGLVPVGSTGESATLTHDEHVEVVEAVVEAVEDVPVIAGSGSNSTREALELSRRSAEAGADALLLISPYYNKPEQSGLVEHYQTLADEVDLPQIVYNVPGRTGSNILPETAATLAEHPNIVGYKAASGDLGQISQVVEYTQDEDFAVLSGDDGLTLPVLSVGGVGTISVVANIEPARTGALVHSALQGDYERAREIHHELGPLCRHLFVETNPIPVKEAMEIRGYGPARLRPPLTRLTEPNVEEMRRILDDLAAEQAVSDGGSAE from the coding sequence ATGACAACACTTGACCTTCGCGGCGTCTACCCCGCGATGACCACCCCGTTCAACGAAGACGGGAGTATCGACTTCGAACAACTGCAGTCCGACACCCGTCGCCTCGAAGACGCAGGCGTCGATGGCCTCGTCCCGGTCGGGTCGACCGGTGAGTCGGCGACGCTGACCCACGACGAACACGTCGAAGTGGTCGAAGCAGTCGTCGAGGCAGTCGAGGACGTGCCCGTCATCGCCGGGTCAGGGTCCAACTCGACCCGAGAGGCACTCGAACTCTCTCGACGCTCTGCCGAGGCCGGTGCCGACGCACTCCTCCTCATCTCGCCGTACTACAACAAGCCCGAACAGTCCGGACTCGTCGAACACTACCAAACTCTCGCCGACGAGGTGGACCTCCCGCAAATCGTCTACAACGTCCCCGGACGCACGGGAAGCAACATCCTGCCCGAGACGGCCGCGACACTCGCCGAACACCCGAACATCGTCGGCTACAAGGCTGCCAGCGGTGACCTCGGCCAGATTTCGCAGGTCGTCGAGTACACCCAAGACGAGGACTTCGCGGTCCTCTCTGGCGACGACGGCCTGACGCTCCCGGTTCTCTCGGTCGGGGGCGTCGGTACCATCTCCGTCGTGGCGAACATCGAACCGGCGCGAACCGGCGCACTGGTCCACTCGGCACTGCAGGGCGATTACGAACGAGCGCGTGAGATTCACCACGAACTCGGCCCACTCTGCCGCCACCTGTTCGTCGAGACGAACCCCATTCCGGTCAAGGAAGCGATGGAGATTCGCGGCTACGGTCCGGCGCGCCTGCGCCCACCGCTGACTCGCCTCACCGAACCAAACGTCGAAGAGATGCGTCGCATCCTCGACGACCTCGCCGCCGAGCAGGCGGTCTCTGACGGGGGGAGCGCCGAGTGA
- a CDS encoding M20 family metallopeptidase → MTGGGFDPVAFLEQAVPVASNEDVDEMRDLLVATLDEYGADPVVDDAGNTIAAKGASDPETHVVLNTHIDTVSPHVPYDREDGIIHGRGSCDAKGPLAALLSAFFAVDPAPDARVTLAITPDEELLSTGAAALDLDGDMYIVGEPTGLDVCTAAKGRFEGTVSLSGVAAHAAEPDSGSNAIDALASVLDALRAFDAERETHPDLGEATLTPTMVDGGENSNQVPADCRLVVDRRSVPPETADGFRSELTSTLQSVVPEGVGVDFQLTERPTPFLEAFATDPDHELVTTLASASRDAGGRGDVRPFTAATEASYFSPAPVVVFGPGVLADDEGAVAHAEREYVTTADVRTAAAALEDALATLVD, encoded by the coding sequence ATGACCGGCGGCGGGTTCGACCCCGTCGCGTTCCTCGAACAGGCGGTTCCTGTCGCCTCGAACGAGGACGTTGACGAGATGCGAGACCTGCTCGTCGCCACACTCGACGAATACGGCGCTGACCCCGTCGTAGACGACGCCGGTAATACGATTGCCGCCAAGGGTGCGTCCGACCCCGAAACGCACGTCGTCCTCAACACCCACATCGACACCGTCTCACCCCACGTTCCGTACGACCGCGAAGACGGCATCATCCACGGGCGAGGGTCGTGTGACGCAAAAGGGCCGCTCGCGGCGCTCCTCTCCGCGTTCTTCGCTGTCGACCCTGCACCGGATGCCCGGGTGACGCTGGCTATCACTCCAGACGAGGAACTCCTCTCGACGGGTGCGGCCGCACTCGACCTCGATGGCGACATGTACATCGTCGGCGAACCGACGGGACTCGACGTGTGTACGGCGGCCAAGGGCCGGTTCGAAGGGACGGTCTCACTCAGCGGTGTGGCCGCACACGCAGCGGAACCTGACTCCGGTTCGAACGCCATCGACGCGCTCGCGTCCGTCCTCGACGCACTTCGGGCGTTCGACGCCGAGAGGGAGACACACCCCGACCTCGGTGAAGCGACGTTGACGCCGACGATGGTCGACGGTGGTGAGAACTCGAATCAAGTGCCGGCCGACTGCCGACTCGTGGTCGACCGACGGAGCGTTCCGCCAGAGACCGCAGATGGGTTCCGCTCGGAACTCACGTCGACACTCCAGTCGGTCGTTCCCGAGGGAGTCGGTGTCGACTTCCAACTCACCGAGCGCCCGACACCGTTCCTCGAAGCGTTCGCGACCGACCCCGACCACGAACTCGTGACGACACTCGCGAGTGCCTCACGGGACGCAGGCGGACGAGGCGACGTTCGGCCGTTTACCGCTGCCACCGAGGCGTCGTACTTTTCACCTGCCCCGGTGGTCGTCTTCGGACCCGGTGTGCTCGCAGACGACGAGGGTGCAGTGGCCCACGCCGAACGTGAGTACGTGACGACCGCCGACGTACGAACTGCTGCTGCGGCGCTCGAAGACGCACTGGCGACACTCGTGGATTAG